Part of the Nitrosophilus alvini genome, CTGGTGGATGTTGCACAGAATGTAAAAATCACTATTGAAGATTGCGGAACACATGAAGGGATAGAAGTTACGGATATATCAATAGGTAACGAAATGATAGAGCCTTTGGAGGACAGAATACTCGGAAGAGTTTTAGCAGAAGATGTAATCGACCCTATAACAAACGAGATTCTTTTCAACGAAGGAACTCTTATAGATGAAGAGAGTGCGAGAACGATAAAAGAGGCGGGTATCAAATCTGTAGTTATCAGAACGCCTATAACTTGTAAAGCCGAAAAGGGAGTATGTTCCAAGTGTTACGGCCTTAATATGGCTGAAGCAAAACTTGTAAAACCGGGTGAGGCCATCGGTATTATCGCGGCACAGTCTATCGGTGAGCCCGGAACTCAGTTGACGCTTAGAACATTCCATATCGGTGGTACGGCAAGCAGGGCGGCTGAAGAGAGACAGGTAGTTGCCACAAAAGAGGGCTTTATAAGATATTACAATCTTAAAACCTATAAAACAAAAGAGGGGAAAATAGTAGTTGCAAATAGAAGAAACGCAGCAGTTCTTTTGGTTGAACCTAAAATAAAAGCTCTTTTTGATGGAAAACTTGAAGTAAAAGCCATTCATGATGAAATTATGATAACGCTTAAAAACGGTGAAGAGAAAGCTAGATATTCTCTAAGAAAATCTGACGTTGCAAAGCCAAACGAGCTTGCCGGAGTCAGCGGTAAAATTGAAGGGAAGATATATATTCCATATGAAAACGGGACAGAGATAAAAAAGGGCGACAGTATAGTAGAGATTATCAAAGTCGGATGGAATGTACCCAACAGGATACCGTATGCGGCTGAACTGAAAGTTCATGACGGTGCTCCTATAACTCAGAAAATTGAGTCAAAAGCTAAGGGAACGATAAAGTTTTATCTTCTTAAAGGCGATTATCTAGAGAGATACGAAGCTATTAAGAAAGGACATAAAGTTGAAGAGAAAGGACTCTTCGCTGTCATTGCCGATGAGGAAGGAAGAGAAGCGATAAGACACTATGTGGCGAGAGGTTCTATCATAGAGGTAGACGACAATGAAAAGGTAGAGAGAGATACTATTATAGCGGTTCCGGAAAAGAACGACAAAACTGTTGTGGCGGAGTGGGACCCGTACTCTATACCAATCATTGCAGAGGTTGAAGGTACAGTTGCATTTGAAGATATAATTCCTGGTGTTACTGCAGTTGAGCAGATAGATGAGCTTACAGGCGAGAGCAGGCTTACGATAAACGAGTATATTCCGCCAGAATATAAACCTACTATTGTTCTTGCTTCTAAAAAAGATGACACAGTTATCAGGTACCCGCTTGAGCCAAAAACAGCCATATATGTTCATGACGGTGAAGAGGTGACTCTTGCGGAAACACTGGCAAAGACACCGAAAGCCATTGCGAAATCAAGAGACATTACCGGTGGTCTTCCGAGAGTTTCCGAACTTTTTGAAGCAAGACGCCCGAAAGACCCTGCAGTGGTAGCGGAAATTGACGGAGTTGTCAGTTTTGGAAAGCCTGCCAGAGGAAAACAGAGGATTGTAATTACATCGGATACCGGGCAGAAAGCCGAGTATATGATAGATAAAAACAGAACCATACTGGTACATAACGGTGAATTTGTACACGCAGGCGAGAGACTTACCGACGGAACTGTGTCAAGTCATGATATCTTAAGAATTCTTGGTGAAAAAGCGCTTCAGTACTATATGGTAAGCGAAATCCAGCAGGTGTATAGAAGACAGGGTGTTAATATCAGCGATAAACACATTGAGATAATAATTTCACAGATGCTAAGACAGGTTAAAATCGTTGAGAGCGGGGATACCAAGTTTATAGTAGGCGACCTTGTGAGCAGAAAACTTTTCAAAGAAGAGAATGAGAAGATCTTAAGACTCGGAGGCGAGCCGGCGATTGCGGAACCGGTACTTGTAGGTATTACCAGAGCTGCTGTTAGTTCGGATAGTGTTATCTCTGCAGCCTCTTTCCAGGATACAACAAAGGTTCTCACGGAAGCCAGTATCTCTGCGAAAATCGATTACCTTGAAGACCTCAAAGAGAACGTTATCATAGGTAGACTGATTCCTGTAGGGACAGGCCTTTACCGCGATAAAGTAATAAAGATAGAAGAGGAAGAGAAGTAGTATAGTTCCGGGGCTTTTGCCCCGGCCACCTATAGCTTAAAAAAATATTAATTTAAGACAAATTAAAGTTTTATTTGACTATAATTTGCCATTAATTTTAAGAATAGCTTTAAAGAAAGGAAACGAAGTGCCAACTATCAACCAATTGGTTAGACGAGAAAGAAAAAAGGTTATAAAAAAGTCCAAATCTCCAGCACTTGTAAAGTGTCCTCAAAGAAGAGGTGTTTGTACTAGAGTTTATACCACTACGCCTAAAAAGCCAAACTCGGCTTTGAGAAAAGTTGCAAAAGTAAGACTTACAAGCGGATATGAAGTGATCAGCTATATTCCGGGTGAAGGTCATAACCTGCAAGAGCACTCCATAGTTCTTGTAAGAGGCGGAAGGGTAAAAGACTTGCCGGGTGTTAAGTACCATATAGTAAGGGGTGCGCTCGATACAGCAGGCGTTGCAAACAGAAAAAGATCAAGATCTAAATACGGAACCAAAAAACCGAAATAATCAACAAACAGTTTAGTCATTAGTCGTTAGTCATTAGTTTTTCTAAAGATTAAGACTCACTGACTAGCCACAGGCGGGGCTTACCGCTTGAGTAAATTTAAAAATTGAAGGGAGCTAAAAGTGAGAAGAAGAAGAGCACCGGTCAGAGAAGTACTTCCTGATCCGATTTACAACAGTAAAGTTTTGACAAAATTTATAAATAAATTGATGTGGGACGGAAAGAAGAGCGTTGCAGAAAAGATAATGTATCAGGCACTTGAGCTTATCGAAAAAAAAGGCGAGAAAAAAGGCATTGAAGTTTTCAACGAAGCTATAGAAAACGTTAAACCTCTTCTTGAAGTGAAAAGTAGAAGAGTCGGAGGTGCCACATATCAGGTACCTGTAGAAGTAAGACCTGTAAGACAGCAGTCTTTGGCAATCAGATGGCTTGTGGATGCAGCCAGAAACAGAAATGAAAGAACTATGGCCGAAAGACTGGCAAACGAGCTTCTTGATGCTGCAAACAAAAGAGGTGCAGCTTATAAGAAAAAAGAAGATACATACAAAATGGCAGAAGCCAACAAAGCTTTTGCTCACTACAGATGGTAGTACCGAAACAGAAACAGACAGAAGCAGAAGCGGGTTCTGCTGCAACTTCACAGAAGCAGGCTTTGCCCTGCCTTCTAAAAACTTCATTGAAACTTCAAATCATTAAAGGATAAAAAATGGCAAGAAAGACTCCTATAGACAAAGTAAGAAATATAGGAATTGCAGCTCATATCGATGCTGGTAAAACTACAACTACAGAGAGAATTCTATATTACACCGGAATTTCGCATAAAATAGGCGAGGTTCATGAAGGTGCGGCAACTATGGACTGGATGGAGCAGGAGAAAGAGAGAGGTATTACTATTACTTCTGCTGCTACCACATGTTTTTGGAACAACCATCAGATAAATATCATCGATACACCGGGGCACGTTGACTTTACGATAGAAGTTGAAAGATCGATGAGAGTACTTGACGGTGCAGTTGCGGTTTTCTGTGCCGTTGGCGGTGTACAGCCTCAGTCAGAGACTGTATGGAGACAGGCAAATAAATATGGAGTTCCAAGAATCGTTTTTGTCAACAAGATGGACAGAATCGGTGCTGACTTTTTCAATGTTGAAAATCAGATAAGAGAGAGACTAAAAGCCAATCCAGTTCCTTTGCAGATACCGATCGGTGCAGAAGAAAATTTCAGAGGCGTTGTTGACCTTGTAGAGATGAAGGGAATCGTCTGGGATGATGAGACTATGGGAGCGAAATATACCGTTATAGATATCCCGGAAGAGTTGAGAGAAAAAGCTGAAGAGTACAGAGAAAAGCTGATAGAAGCGGTTGCCGAAAGCGACGAAGAGCTTATGGAGAAATATCTTGGCGGAGAAGAGCTAACAAACGAAGAGATAAAAAGAGGTATAAAAGCCGGAACTCTTTCTATGGATATGACTCCTATGCTTTGTGGAAGCGCCTTCAAAAACAAAGGTGTGCAGACACTTCTTGACGCTGTTGTGGATTACCTTCCTGCTCCGACAGAAGTAAAAGCGATCAAAGGGATCGATCCAAATACCGAAGAAGAGGTTACTGTAGAGTCAACAGACGAAGGTCCTTTTGCCGCACTTGCATTTAAAATCATGACTGACCCGTTTGTTGGACAGTTGACATTTATCAGGGTTTACAGAGGGCAGATAGCAAGCGGAAGCTATGTTCTTAACTCTACAAAAGGCAAAAAAGAGAGAGTGGGAAGACTTCTTAAGATGCATGCAAACAAAAGAGAAGAGATAAAAGAGCTGCCTTCAGGTGAAATCGGTGCGGTTGTTGGACTCAAAAATACATTGACAGGTGATACGCTCTGCGACGAAAAAGCGCCTGTTATTCTTGAAAGAATGGAGTTCCCAGAGCCTGTTATCTCTGTTGCCGTTGAGCCTAAAACTAAAGCGGACCAGGAGAAAATGTCTGTTGCACTCTCTAAGCTTGCCGAGGAGGATCCGAGTTTCAGAGTTCATACAGATGAAGAGACCGGCCAGACAATAATTTCCGGTATGGGTGAGCTTCACCTTGAGATTATCGTCGACAGGATGAAAAGAGAGTTCAAAGTGGAAGCTGAAGTGGGACAGCCGCAGGTTGCGTACAGAGAGACTATCAAAGTACCTGTCGATCAAGAATACAAATATGCAAAACAGTCAGGTGGCCGCGGTCAGTACGGACACGTATTTATCAAGCTTGAGCCTCAGGAACCAGGAAAAGGCTATGAGTTTGTAAATCAAATTACAGGTGGTGTTATTCCGAAAGAGTATATCCCTGCCGTTGATAAAGGTATCCAGGAAGCGATGCAAAACGGTGTTGTTGCGGGATATCCGGTTGTTGACGTAAAAGCTACTCTGTATGACGGAAGCTACCACGATGTGGACTCATCTGAAATGGCGTTTAAGATTGCCGGTTCTATGGCTTTCAAAGAGGCAGCGAAAAAAGCGAACCCTGTTCTTCTTGAGCCTATCATGAAAGTTGAAGTGGAAGTTCCGGAAGAGTATATGGGGGATGTTATAGGCGATATCAACAGAAGAAGAGGGCAGGTAAGCTCTATGGATGACAGAGCCGGCAATAAAATCATAACAGCAATGGTTCCGCTTGCTGAGATGTTCGGATACTCTACCGATCTTAGATCCTTTACACAGGGACGTGGAACATACTCCATGGAATTTGATCATTATGAAGAGGTTCCAAGAAACGTTGCAGAAGAGATAGTCAAAAAGAGAAACGGCTGATTATATTTGTATAAAAGGCTGAAGGGCGAAGGAGAAAACTCCTTCATCCCCGAAGCCATTTTCGTAAAACTGCTTCAACCTTCAACCTTCAACCTGAATTCTTTAACTTTAACTTTAAAATGTCCCGGTAGCTCAGCAGGATAGAGCACCGGATTCCTAATCCGGAGGCCACAGGTTCGAATCCTGTCCGGGACACCACCTCCATTCCACAATTTTTCCTCAATCAATATGTATGATTATTAAAAGTATGCAGGAGGTGAAAAATGAAAAAACTAATTTTTGCAGTTTTGGCCATAGTCGCTACAAATATGTTTGCGCAAAGTTTCAGTTATATAGAATATGTAGAGGTAACCAGAAGTGAACCGGTATACAGGACAGTTGTAAAAAGGATACCCTATCAGGAGTGCTGGGATGAAGAAGTTCCCGTTGCCTATGAAAATAGATACAGCGATAACTCTGATACCGTCGGAGCCCTTATCGGAGGTGTTGCCGGAGGAATCATCGGAAACCAGGTAGGAAGAGGAAGCGGAAAGACTGCTGCTACAGTAGGAGGAGCTATTATCGGTACTCTTGTAGGGAAAAATCTCGCTTCAAGAAACAATTCGTATGTGACAACGGGATATAAAACCGTAAGAAGATGCAGAACGAGATATGAAGAGAGAGAAGAGAGAGTTCAAAAAGGTTATAGAAATTATGCCTTTTATAACGGTCGTGAGATTGTAAAATTTAGTAGACGCCCACTTAGGAATATAAAAGTTAAGGTTACCGTTACCTATTAGATTAAAAAATATACCGGTATAAAAATTTAAAATAATTCAATAATATAATTTTTTATTTGATATAATATCAGATTGGATAATTTAAATATAACGGAATCAAAATCATAAATCCGTTTACAAAGAGGATATCATGCCGGGATATGATTACTATTTGGCCACATCTAGAAACATTGGCTGGTTTGCCGAGAGAGAACAGGAGAAGCTTAAAAATAAAAAGGTTGCTATAGGCGGACTTGGAGGTGTAGGGGGAGGCCATCTTCTTACGCTGGTGAGACTGGGAATATTGAATTTTCATATTGCTGATCCTGATATTTTTGATTATTCCAATCTAAACAGACAGGTGGGGTCTGATCTTAGAACACTTGGGAACAATAAAGTCGATGTTTTGGAAAAGATGGCAAAAGATATCAATCCCGAACTGAATATAAAGAAATTTCCCGAAGGGGTAACAGAAGAGAATATAGACGATTTTTTAGATGGAGTCGATATATATATAGACGGTCTTGACTTTTTTGTTATAGAACTGAGAAGAAAAGTTTTTGATGCGTGCAGAAAAAAGGGTATTCCGGCAGTCAGTGCCGCTGCTATGGGAATGGGTTCGGCGTGTATAGTCTTTATGCCGGATGGAATCACATTTGATCAATATTTCAGACTCGAAGGGTGTTCAAGAGAGGAGCAGCTTTTGAGATTTCTTATAGGGCTCTCTCCCAAGATGGCCCAGACAAAATATCTTGCAGATCCCGATGGTGTAGATTTGAAAAACAACAGAGTGCCATCAACTGCAATTGCCTGCAGACTTTGTAACGGTATTGTAGGAGCGCAGACTGTAAAAATTCTTTTAAACAGAGGAGATATTGTTACAGCTCCAAAAAGTATACAATTTGATGCATATCTTAATAAGATGTACAATGTATGGGTTCCTTTCGGAAACGCCAATCCTTTACAAAAAATCAAACTTGCAGCCGCCAGAAAAATACTTCAAAAAGAGAAAATGTAAGCTCTTTGCTGCTTTGATTTTAGTATTTTTTGGTAAAATTGTTATACAGTTCCCCCAAAAACTCTATTTCAAGGCAATTTTATGAAAAAATTGACAATCAAAGAGGCCTCTGAGGTTTTAGGAATTTCAGAACAGGCTATAAGAAAGAGAATCAGCAGAGGAACACTGAATTCTGTCAAAGAGAACGGACATATATTTGTAGTAATGGATGAAAAGAGTGAAAATAACAGCTATAAAGAGGAGTATGAGCTTTTTTTCTCCTTTTTTATGGATGAACTGGAGAAAAAGGATAAAGAGATAGAAGCGCTCAAGTCTCTTCTTAAAGAGAAAGAGAAAAAGATAGAAGAGCTTAACGGTGAAGTAAAAAGCGCACTCAAAGACAACGTGAAACTTGCCCAAGGTGTGCATCTTGAAGCGAGGAAACTTATAGAGACATTTGTACCTCTTTTCCCGGAAATCGGACGAACGACCGGTCTAAAAGAGAAAGAAGAGGATGATACAGTATATAAAGAGCGCCCCGGCAAAGAGAAGAAAAAAAAGAAAAAGAAGAAATAAGCAGGTTTTTTAAAAACAGACTTTGAAAAATCTATAAAAGATGATATAATGTTCCTGACTTTTAAAAAAGTCGTAAATCTTCTCCTTGAACTTCAGAAATCTTCGGGTTTTTAAGTATCAACGGAGCAGCGCATTTTATTTCAAAGGGACAATGTATGAAGCAAATTTATGTAGGCAATCTGCCTTATAGATCAAGCGAAGAGGAAGTTAAAGAGCTTTTTGCTCAGTATGGTGACGTAAGTTCAGTAAAGATAATAACCGATAGAGAAACAGGAAGACCAAGAGGTTTTGCATTTGTAGAGATGGAAGATGACGGCGCACTTTCTGCTATTGACGCACTTGACGGAAAAGAGTTTGAAGGAAGAACACTCAGAGTCAATGAAGCAAGGCCAAGAGAACAGAGACCAAGAAGAGAATTTAATTAACCTTAAATAAATACGCAGTGCAAAGCACTGCGTACTTCTTTATATCATTTCACCTCCCCATCTTATCGCATCTACTCCATATTTTGATCTGATTTTCCCGCATTTTTTTAAAAGAGATTTCGATTTTTTATCATTTTTTATCTCAAATATATTAAAAATTTCGTTTTTACAATAAAATTTTGTACACCGTATTCCTATTCTTATCACTTTTGCATAAGGGTATCTGTCCGCTTTTTTGAAAAGCTCCAGCATGATATCTTTCAAAAGTTTTTCAC contains:
- the rpsL gene encoding 30S ribosomal protein S12, which produces MPTINQLVRRERKKVIKKSKSPALVKCPQRRGVCTRVYTTTPKKPNSALRKVAKVRLTSGYEVISYIPGEGHNLQEHSIVLVRGGRVKDLPGVKYHIVRGALDTAGVANRKRSRSKYGTKKPK
- the rpsG gene encoding 30S ribosomal protein S7 — its product is MRRRRAPVREVLPDPIYNSKVLTKFINKLMWDGKKSVAEKIMYQALELIEKKGEKKGIEVFNEAIENVKPLLEVKSRRVGGATYQVPVEVRPVRQQSLAIRWLVDAARNRNERTMAERLANELLDAANKRGAAYKKKEDTYKMAEANKAFAHYRW
- the fusA gene encoding elongation factor G, coding for MARKTPIDKVRNIGIAAHIDAGKTTTTERILYYTGISHKIGEVHEGAATMDWMEQEKERGITITSAATTCFWNNHQINIIDTPGHVDFTIEVERSMRVLDGAVAVFCAVGGVQPQSETVWRQANKYGVPRIVFVNKMDRIGADFFNVENQIRERLKANPVPLQIPIGAEENFRGVVDLVEMKGIVWDDETMGAKYTVIDIPEELREKAEEYREKLIEAVAESDEELMEKYLGGEELTNEEIKRGIKAGTLSMDMTPMLCGSAFKNKGVQTLLDAVVDYLPAPTEVKAIKGIDPNTEEEVTVESTDEGPFAALAFKIMTDPFVGQLTFIRVYRGQIASGSYVLNSTKGKKERVGRLLKMHANKREEIKELPSGEIGAVVGLKNTLTGDTLCDEKAPVILERMEFPEPVISVAVEPKTKADQEKMSVALSKLAEEDPSFRVHTDEETGQTIISGMGELHLEIIVDRMKREFKVEAEVGQPQVAYRETIKVPVDQEYKYAKQSGGRGQYGHVFIKLEPQEPGKGYEFVNQITGGVIPKEYIPAVDKGIQEAMQNGVVAGYPVVDVKATLYDGSYHDVDSSEMAFKIAGSMAFKEAAKKANPVLLEPIMKVEVEVPEEYMGDVIGDINRRRGQVSSMDDRAGNKIITAMVPLAEMFGYSTDLRSFTQGRGTYSMEFDHYEEVPRNVAEEIVKKRNG
- a CDS encoding glycine zipper 2TM domain-containing protein: MKKLIFAVLAIVATNMFAQSFSYIEYVEVTRSEPVYRTVVKRIPYQECWDEEVPVAYENRYSDNSDTVGALIGGVAGGIIGNQVGRGSGKTAATVGGAIIGTLVGKNLASRNNSYVTTGYKTVRRCRTRYEEREERVQKGYRNYAFYNGREIVKFSRRPLRNIKVKVTVTY
- a CDS encoding ThiF family adenylyltransferase codes for the protein MPGYDYYLATSRNIGWFAEREQEKLKNKKVAIGGLGGVGGGHLLTLVRLGILNFHIADPDIFDYSNLNRQVGSDLRTLGNNKVDVLEKMAKDINPELNIKKFPEGVTEENIDDFLDGVDIYIDGLDFFVIELRRKVFDACRKKGIPAVSAAAMGMGSACIVFMPDGITFDQYFRLEGCSREEQLLRFLIGLSPKMAQTKYLADPDGVDLKNNRVPSTAIACRLCNGIVGAQTVKILLNRGDIVTAPKSIQFDAYLNKMYNVWVPFGNANPLQKIKLAAARKILQKEKM
- a CDS encoding helix-turn-helix domain-containing protein, which encodes MKKLTIKEASEVLGISEQAIRKRISRGTLNSVKENGHIFVVMDEKSENNSYKEEYELFFSFFMDELEKKDKEIEALKSLLKEKEKKIEELNGEVKSALKDNVKLAQGVHLEARKLIETFVPLFPEIGRTTGLKEKEEDDTVYKERPGKEKKKKKKKK
- a CDS encoding RNA recognition motif domain-containing protein; this encodes MKQIYVGNLPYRSSEEEVKELFAQYGDVSSVKIITDRETGRPRGFAFVEMEDDGALSAIDALDGKEFEGRTLRVNEARPREQRPRREFN